One window from the genome of Mycolicibacterium gadium encodes:
- a CDS encoding amidohydrolase family protein gives MAEHIDGVSLIDHHVHGCRLAPVDRRRFEDSLNEANIEPLADFDSAFDTQLGFAVRAHCAPLLGLPRHVDADSYWRARLERSEADLARLFLSSARVSDWLVDTGFATGVADLAELDDLSVGRVHEIVRLESVAEQAVRAPGDYASVFAEILDERAATAVATKSILAYRGGFAGDLSEPPAAEVATAAQRWRDSGEARLTDRVLLRFGLYQALRLGKPIQFHVGFGDRDCDLRTTNPLYLLDFLRCSGDVPIVLLHCYPYEREAGYLAQAFNNVNLDGGLAINFLGARSSAFIGRLVEMAPFRKILYSSDGFGPAELHYLGARLWRNGIRDVFQGFVDAGEWSESDAVRVVDLIARGNAERVYALG, from the coding sequence ATGGCCGAGCACATCGACGGCGTGTCGCTGATCGACCACCACGTGCATGGCTGCCGGTTGGCGCCGGTGGACCGCCGCCGGTTCGAGGACAGTCTCAACGAGGCCAACATCGAACCGTTGGCCGACTTCGATTCCGCGTTCGACACCCAACTCGGGTTCGCGGTTCGTGCCCATTGCGCACCGCTGCTCGGGCTGCCGCGCCACGTCGACGCCGATTCGTACTGGCGGGCCCGTCTCGAACGCTCCGAAGCCGATCTCGCCCGGCTGTTCCTGTCATCGGCCAGGGTGTCCGACTGGCTGGTGGACACCGGATTCGCCACCGGGGTCGCCGATCTGGCGGAGCTCGACGACCTGTCGGTGGGCCGGGTGCATGAGATTGTCCGGCTGGAATCGGTGGCCGAACAGGCGGTTCGGGCACCAGGCGACTATGCGTCGGTATTTGCCGAGATCCTGGATGAGCGGGCGGCGACCGCGGTGGCGACCAAGTCGATTCTGGCGTACCGCGGCGGGTTCGCCGGTGACCTCTCGGAGCCTCCCGCCGCCGAGGTCGCAACGGCGGCCCAGCGATGGCGCGACAGTGGAGAGGCGCGCCTGACCGACCGCGTTCTGCTGCGGTTCGGCTTGTATCAGGCGCTGCGACTGGGGAAACCTATTCAATTTCACGTCGGCTTCGGTGATCGGGACTGCGACCTGCGCACGACGAATCCGCTCTATCTCCTGGATTTCCTGCGATGCAGCGGTGATGTGCCGATCGTGCTGTTGCATTGCTACCCCTACGAACGCGAGGCGGGCTATCTGGCGCAGGCGTTCAACAACGTCAATCTCGACGGTGGGCTGGCCATCAACTTTCTCGGCGCGCGGTCGTCGGCGTTCATCGGCAGGTTGGTGGAGATGGCGCCGTTTCGCAAAATTCTCTATTCGTCCGACGGATTCGGTCCCGCGGAGTTGCACTACCTCGGAGCGCGTTTGTGGCGCAATGGAATCCGCGATGTGTTCCAGGGTTTCGTCGACGCCGGCGAATGGAGTGAGTCCGACGCTGTGCGCGTCGTGGACCTGATTGCCCGAGGTAATGCCGAGCGCGTCTACGCGCTAGGCTGA
- a CDS encoding GAF domain-containing protein yields MEIALFAPEGSRRFTLSLVGDATPSNGWQAATGLSDAEKRELKEGLIATVVGVGVDDAASHLLIQQLSGNPDALEPIIQPSLSDPARLAALHSTGLLDTPESGALDTVALLTAEALATPFAAVSLLDDSRELIIGRNAVHGDGERVRPAKLSIGKFTVVSGIPFIVDDATVHPLLANHPLVLSGEVGAYAGVPIFSDDDDAIGSLFSWDTRPLNWSGGQILVLQDMADLAGAKIFHRPI; encoded by the coding sequence GTGGAGATTGCGCTCTTCGCCCCAGAAGGGTCCCGGCGATTTACGCTGAGTCTTGTGGGGGACGCAACGCCGTCAAACGGGTGGCAAGCTGCGACGGGGCTGTCTGATGCTGAAAAGCGAGAACTCAAAGAAGGGTTGATAGCGACTGTTGTCGGCGTCGGCGTGGACGACGCTGCATCGCATTTGTTGATTCAACAGCTTTCGGGCAACCCCGACGCGCTGGAACCCATCATTCAGCCCTCGTTGAGCGACCCGGCGCGCCTCGCCGCTCTGCACAGCACGGGCCTGCTGGACACGCCTGAGAGCGGCGCCCTCGATACCGTCGCGTTGTTGACGGCAGAAGCGCTGGCAACGCCTTTCGCTGCGGTGTCGCTGCTCGACGACAGCAGGGAACTGATCATCGGGCGCAACGCCGTTCACGGTGACGGCGAAAGGGTGCGCCCCGCCAAACTGTCGATCGGCAAGTTCACCGTGGTCAGCGGCATCCCGTTCATTGTCGACGACGCCACCGTGCACCCCCTGTTGGCAAACCATCCGCTCGTGCTCAGCGGTGAAGTCGGGGCGTACGCGGGTGTTCCGATTTTCAGTGACGACGACGACGCGATCGGTTCGCTCTTCAGTTGGGATACCCGGCCGCTCAACTGGTCGGGCGGTCAGATCCTCGTCCTGCAGGACATGGCCGACCTTGCGGGCGCAAAAATATTCCACCGACCGATATGA
- a CDS encoding type I glutamate--ammonia ligase: MTSRAAKPLAAAAIAQLETDGVATLIGTVVNPAGLTHAKTVPLRRMGAFADPGLGASPVFHVFAIDQTGIVFGDAIGVVGDQRIRIDLGALRILGDGLCWAPGGFFNQDGSPDPYCSRGTLSRVSDRIAEAGIDTVVGHEMEFVLVGPDGSELPSHLWAQYGLAGVLEFEGFVRDVTDAATNSGVTIEQFHPEYGRNQFEISLSPQPPVAAADALVLTRIIIGRVARKYGLRVSLSPVPFAGSVGSGSHQHFSMKRGDVPLFSGGSGAAGMTPEGESAVAGLLAGLPEAQGILCGSVLSGLRMQPGHWSGAHVCWGTENREAAVRYLIGGPSNPQGANVEVKIIDPSANPYLATAAMLGLAFDGIERKLTAPPEVTVDPDSLTDAERDKAGIRLLARDQAEAIDVLDQSGLLRGILGDEPVDAVVAVRRYEQQNYGDLTPEELAEKFRLAWSV; encoded by the coding sequence ATGACGTCGCGCGCCGCAAAACCTCTCGCCGCAGCCGCCATCGCCCAACTCGAGACCGACGGTGTCGCCACGTTGATCGGCACCGTCGTGAACCCGGCGGGCCTCACACACGCCAAGACCGTTCCGCTGCGCCGGATGGGGGCGTTCGCCGATCCCGGACTCGGTGCCAGCCCCGTCTTTCACGTTTTCGCCATCGACCAGACCGGAATCGTGTTCGGCGACGCCATCGGGGTGGTGGGCGATCAGCGCATCCGGATCGACCTCGGCGCGTTGCGCATCCTCGGCGACGGGTTGTGTTGGGCGCCCGGCGGTTTCTTCAACCAGGACGGTTCACCGGATCCCTATTGCAGCCGTGGCACCCTGAGCCGGGTTTCCGACCGAATCGCCGAGGCCGGCATCGACACGGTGGTCGGACACGAGATGGAGTTCGTCCTCGTCGGACCCGACGGCAGCGAGCTTCCGTCGCACCTGTGGGCGCAATACGGGCTTGCCGGTGTGCTCGAGTTCGAGGGTTTCGTCCGCGACGTCACCGACGCCGCGACGAACTCCGGTGTCACGATCGAACAGTTCCACCCCGAGTACGGCAGGAATCAGTTCGAGATCTCCTTGTCACCACAGCCGCCGGTCGCCGCGGCCGACGCGCTGGTGCTGACGCGCATCATCATCGGCCGGGTCGCCCGGAAGTACGGGCTCCGGGTCAGTCTCTCGCCGGTACCCTTCGCGGGAAGCGTCGGATCTGGCTCCCACCAACACTTCTCGATGAAGCGGGGCGATGTGCCGCTGTTCTCCGGCGGTTCGGGCGCTGCCGGGATGACGCCGGAGGGGGAGAGCGCGGTCGCCGGATTGCTGGCCGGTCTGCCCGAAGCGCAGGGCATCCTGTGCGGCTCGGTGCTGTCCGGATTGCGTATGCAGCCCGGCCACTGGTCGGGTGCGCACGTCTGCTGGGGAACCGAGAACCGCGAGGCGGCAGTCCGTTACCTCATCGGCGGGCCGAGCAACCCGCAGGGGGCCAATGTGGAGGTCAAGATCATCGACCCGTCGGCCAACCCTTACCTGGCCACCGCCGCGATGCTCGGTCTCGCGTTCGACGGCATCGAGCGAAAGCTCACGGCGCCGCCCGAGGTCACCGTCGACCCCGACTCGTTGACCGACGCCGAACGCGACAAGGCCGGAATCCGACTGCTGGCGCGCGATCAGGCGGAGGCGATCGACGTTCTCGACCAATCCGGCTTGCTGCGAGGGATTCTCGGTGACGAGCCGGTGGACGCCGTGGTCGCGGTGCGACGCTACGAGCAGCAGAACTACGGCGACCTGACGCCCGAAGAACTGGCGGAGAAGTTCCGCCTGGCCTGGAGTGTGTGA
- a CDS encoding ATP-binding protein encodes MSEHAIDVMTGPDTLAVIQETLESAWAEEEVSEHTKMCIELAVSEIGTNIIAYSGDGRPVRLRMVVDVRPESVAVSFTDDGHPAEVDLARITMADEAAESGRGLALAHRVLDELSYWRDQKGNHWTLTRRRSE; translated from the coding sequence ATGAGCGAGCACGCGATTGACGTCATGACCGGTCCCGACACGCTGGCGGTGATCCAGGAAACACTCGAGTCGGCATGGGCGGAAGAAGAAGTTTCCGAGCACACCAAGATGTGCATCGAACTCGCGGTCAGTGAGATCGGTACGAACATCATCGCGTACTCAGGTGACGGGCGGCCGGTGCGCTTGCGCATGGTGGTGGACGTGCGGCCGGAAAGCGTGGCCGTCAGCTTCACCGACGATGGCCATCCTGCCGAGGTAGACCTGGCCCGGATAACCATGGCCGACGAGGCCGCCGAAAGCGGCCGCGGACTGGCACTCGCACATCGCGTACTCGACGAGCTGTCCTACTGGCGCGACCAGAAGGGCAATCACTGGACGCTGACTCGGCGTCGTTCCGAATGA
- a CDS encoding SpoIIE family protein phosphatase translates to MLLALAVATAITLKLQPSGLLTPPWSPASGIALGLGICFRRRYTWMLALAVAAVSLPILVWLGRPTPLAAALIAALAVEMIVGTLLLRGRQDRRPKLFTPSDLARFLAIALVSATLYGVLASAAFYLLGYPAGAVETLQTGVLKHVAGMALLTPLLMAPTYRIQRAGYAETVGHVIWTLGTATGVFIFDDTLLPLAFLTFPSLVAAALRLSTLQLSLVLIGVASIASHGSVNGLGPFAFDQLGGPTGVALLQAYQLSIVAVLLTLSLLVGSEREMSSRLHESEELFRKSFNSSVAGKLMGVRTDDQWIVERANPSARALLPGLQGGIRSLDTLMGRDAVDKLSQATDSLVDDSARITVQLDDGRSLDVSIAVIGETPKGTQFVVHFHDVTESERLRQLELEEMNRAAEVQRALLPGKLPETPGWTFGTSTSPAKQIGGDFYDVRVHQPSIVLSLGDVMGKGMDAGMLAAATRTALRSNDPGMTPSAVVTRAAGILEGDLRRISAFVTLAYVQVDIDSGDFRFADAGHGLHYVLRTKSGRVERLSSDDMPVGLGDQWRELSGRLAPGDMILLVSDGVLDLWGGSLDGLENAITQCANGTGTGPQEVVDYLCANAGELLDGDDVTAVALRRAG, encoded by the coding sequence ATGCTGCTCGCTTTGGCCGTGGCGACGGCGATCACCCTGAAGCTCCAACCGTCGGGCCTGTTGACGCCGCCATGGTCGCCGGCCTCGGGCATAGCTCTGGGCCTGGGCATCTGTTTTCGGCGACGGTACACCTGGATGCTTGCGTTGGCAGTTGCGGCCGTATCGTTGCCGATCTTAGTGTGGTTGGGACGGCCTACACCCCTCGCTGCCGCGTTGATAGCGGCCCTAGCCGTCGAGATGATTGTCGGTACGCTACTCCTTCGCGGTCGCCAGGACCGCCGACCGAAACTGTTCACTCCGAGCGATCTGGCCAGGTTTCTGGCGATCGCGCTGGTGTCGGCGACGCTCTACGGCGTACTGGCCTCCGCCGCCTTTTATCTGCTCGGGTATCCGGCCGGGGCCGTGGAAACGCTCCAGACCGGTGTGCTCAAGCATGTTGCGGGAATGGCGCTTCTCACTCCGCTGCTCATGGCGCCGACTTACCGGATACAACGGGCAGGCTACGCCGAAACAGTGGGACACGTCATCTGGACGCTGGGAACCGCCACCGGTGTGTTCATATTCGACGACACGCTACTGCCGTTGGCGTTTCTGACCTTTCCGTCCTTGGTGGCCGCGGCGCTTCGACTGTCGACCCTGCAGCTGTCCCTCGTCCTCATCGGAGTTGCGAGTATTGCATCGCACGGCAGCGTGAACGGCTTGGGCCCATTCGCATTCGATCAGCTGGGTGGGCCGACGGGAGTTGCCTTACTACAGGCCTATCAGTTATCGATAGTCGCGGTCTTGCTCACGCTGTCCCTTCTGGTGGGATCCGAGCGGGAGATGTCATCGCGGCTCCACGAGAGCGAGGAGTTGTTCCGCAAGAGCTTCAACTCGTCGGTCGCCGGCAAGCTGATGGGCGTCCGTACGGACGATCAATGGATTGTCGAGCGAGCCAATCCTTCGGCACGGGCTCTGTTGCCCGGGCTACAGGGTGGAATCAGGAGCCTTGACACATTGATGGGTCGCGATGCCGTTGACAAGCTTTCGCAAGCCACCGATTCCCTCGTCGACGACAGCGCCCGCATTACCGTGCAGCTCGACGACGGCCGCAGCCTCGATGTGAGTATCGCCGTGATCGGCGAGACGCCTAAAGGGACCCAGTTCGTCGTGCACTTCCACGACGTCACCGAATCGGAGCGGTTACGTCAGCTCGAACTGGAGGAAATGAACCGGGCCGCCGAAGTTCAACGAGCGCTGCTACCTGGCAAACTCCCCGAGACCCCGGGCTGGACGTTCGGCACGTCAACCAGCCCGGCCAAACAGATCGGTGGCGATTTCTACGACGTGCGCGTGCATCAACCGTCCATCGTGCTCAGCCTCGGCGATGTCATGGGTAAGGGCATGGACGCGGGAATGCTCGCCGCCGCGACCCGCACCGCGCTACGGTCCAACGATCCAGGTATGACTCCGTCGGCGGTCGTCACACGTGCGGCTGGCATTCTCGAAGGAGATCTGCGTCGCATCAGCGCATTCGTCACGCTTGCCTACGTTCAGGTCGACATCGACTCCGGTGACTTCCGGTTCGCTGACGCCGGTCACGGCTTGCACTATGTCCTCCGGACCAAATCCGGCCGGGTCGAAAGGCTGTCGTCCGACGACATGCCCGTCGGATTGGGCGACCAGTGGCGGGAACTCTCCGGCCGCCTTGCCCCGGGGGACATGATCCTGCTCGTCAGTGACGGAGTGCTCGACCTGTGGGGAGGTTCGCTGGACGGACTCGAGAACGCAATCACGCAGTGCGCCAACGGGACTGGGACGGGCCCACAGGAGGTCGTCGACTACCTGTGCGCGAATGCCGGCGAGTTACTCGACGGCGACGACGTCACCGCAGTGGCATTACGCCGTGCAGGGTGA
- a CDS encoding STAS domain-containing protein codes for MSDFSTRTTESGVVVVRPTGRLNMVAAPALRKQLNDIVDGGVSRIVVDLSATEFIDSSGLGALIAALKIARNAGGDLRIAAPTQQVCTVLELSNLDRVLRSYASADSAFE; via the coding sequence ATGAGCGACTTTTCCACTCGGACAACGGAGTCCGGTGTCGTCGTGGTTCGGCCGACCGGAAGGCTGAACATGGTGGCCGCACCCGCGCTACGAAAACAGCTGAACGACATCGTTGATGGTGGCGTCAGTCGAATCGTCGTCGATCTCAGCGCCACGGAATTCATTGATTCGTCCGGTTTGGGCGCGTTGATCGCGGCCCTGAAGATTGCGCGGAACGCGGGTGGCGACCTGCGTATCGCGGCCCCCACCCAGCAGGTGTGCACCGTGCTGGAGCTGAGCAACCTCGACCGGGTCTTGCGATCCTATGCGTCGGCGGACAGCGCTTTCGAATGA
- a CDS encoding carboxymuconolactone decarboxylase family protein, translated as MSRIGPFADDDAAAWVVKSPDIGVAMAGFTNAVYNKNRLPMRVRELARMVIALDNECVVCQNTRDSEGIAAGVDEDLYDHAAEWRTWPGYSSQERIAAEFAERFAGDHTGLRDDEDFWARASEHFSDELLTDLALSCAMWLGMGRMLRTLDIGQTCKITL; from the coding sequence ATGAGCCGAATTGGACCTTTCGCCGACGACGACGCCGCAGCCTGGGTGGTGAAGTCACCCGATATCGGTGTCGCGATGGCCGGATTCACCAACGCGGTCTACAACAAGAACCGCCTCCCGATGCGCGTTCGCGAGTTGGCGCGGATGGTCATCGCGCTCGACAACGAATGCGTGGTGTGCCAGAACACCCGCGACTCCGAAGGCATCGCCGCTGGGGTCGACGAGGACCTCTACGACCATGCCGCCGAGTGGCGGACGTGGCCCGGCTACAGCTCGCAGGAGCGGATCGCCGCCGAGTTCGCCGAGCGCTTCGCCGGCGACCACACCGGATTGCGTGACGACGAGGATTTCTGGGCGCGCGCAAGCGAGCACTTCTCCGACGAGCTGCTCACCGACCTAGCGCTGTCGTGTGCGATGTGGCTCGGCATGGGCCGAATGCTGCGCACGCTGGACATCGGCCAAACCTGCAAGATCACGCTGTAG
- a CDS encoding sugar transferase, whose amino-acid sequence MTKSPTILAAPDEHTDRQRLGVRETNKALAGLVRIGRIGTVVAVVIDIVSASAAVGIGLWWSSMSEQLPPASWMVTLFVPFVVFLFAVQKLYRHKLGRHFIDEFGPIQTNVALAAVFVLGIMTLTQTGTGAGALVSKMWVCAAVLMPIPHFFHSLIRKRLRKNNHFMAPALIIGSGEVASRIVERLRSFPEYGLTPVGLLDAEGSAARFDANPDVPFLGTPESIGPAIEQTGAEAVLIAFSQVRDESLTRVVRVAHRYKARVWVVPRMFDAVAERATVDHLGGLPLMSLPSADPHGWQFDAKHMIDRVAAALGLLAISPLLITLALLVRLSSPGPIFFKQDRIGRDGRIFQCLKFRTMRPETASDAEFELKSSSAPGGVEGVDRRTGIGKIMRSTSLDELPQLINVLKGEMSLVGPRPERPQFVEFFEIQIHRYGERHRVKAGITGWAQVHGLRGQTSIADRVEWDNYYIENWSLALDFKILLLTVAAVLRGAE is encoded by the coding sequence ATGACGAAATCGCCAACAATCCTGGCGGCGCCCGACGAACACACCGATCGGCAGCGCCTCGGTGTGCGCGAGACGAACAAGGCACTCGCCGGTTTGGTTCGTATCGGTCGAATCGGCACGGTGGTCGCCGTCGTCATCGACATCGTGTCTGCGTCGGCGGCGGTCGGTATCGGTTTGTGGTGGTCGTCGATGTCGGAGCAACTTCCGCCGGCATCGTGGATGGTCACCTTGTTCGTGCCCTTTGTCGTATTCCTGTTCGCGGTGCAGAAGCTGTACCGACATAAGCTCGGCCGGCACTTCATCGACGAGTTCGGGCCGATCCAGACCAACGTCGCACTTGCCGCTGTTTTCGTGCTCGGCATCATGACGCTCACCCAGACGGGTACTGGTGCCGGGGCCTTGGTCTCCAAGATGTGGGTCTGCGCCGCCGTCCTGATGCCGATACCGCACTTTTTCCACTCGCTCATTCGGAAGCGTCTGAGGAAGAACAACCATTTCATGGCGCCCGCCCTCATCATCGGCAGCGGGGAAGTCGCGAGCCGAATCGTTGAACGTCTGCGGTCTTTCCCCGAGTACGGCCTGACGCCGGTCGGCCTTCTCGATGCCGAAGGTTCGGCAGCGAGATTCGATGCGAATCCGGATGTCCCGTTTCTCGGCACCCCCGAGTCGATTGGCCCAGCGATAGAGCAGACCGGGGCAGAGGCCGTTCTGATCGCCTTCTCGCAGGTCCGCGACGAGTCTCTGACCCGCGTCGTTCGGGTTGCTCACCGTTACAAAGCGCGGGTGTGGGTGGTGCCCCGCATGTTCGACGCGGTCGCCGAGCGCGCCACGGTCGACCATCTCGGGGGCCTTCCGCTGATGTCCCTGCCGAGCGCCGACCCGCACGGCTGGCAGTTCGACGCCAAGCACATGATCGATCGCGTCGCGGCTGCCCTGGGGCTGCTCGCAATCTCCCCCTTGCTCATCACGCTGGCCCTGTTGGTTCGGCTCAGCTCACCGGGACCGATCTTCTTCAAGCAGGACCGGATCGGACGCGACGGACGGATTTTCCAATGCCTCAAGTTCCGCACCATGCGGCCGGAAACAGCTTCAGACGCAGAGTTCGAACTGAAGTCGAGTTCGGCCCCTGGCGGTGTCGAAGGTGTGGACAGACGAACCGGTATCGGCAAGATCATGCGGTCGACGTCGCTGGATGAGCTGCCGCAATTGATCAATGTCCTCAAGGGGGAGATGAGCCTCGTCGGTCCGCGTCCAGAACGACCGCAATTCGTCGAGTTCTTCGAAATACAGATTCACCGTTACGGCGAACGCCACCGCGTCAAGGCCGGCATCACCGGCTGGGCACAGGTGCACGGGCTGCGCGGGCAAACCTCGATCGCGGACCGGGTCGAATGGGACAACTACTACATCGAGAACTGGTCGCTCGCGCTTGACTTCAAGATTCTCCTGTTGACGGTGGCGGCGGTCTTGCGTGGTGCGGAATAG